In one window of Brassica rapa cultivar Chiifu-401-42 chromosome A07, CAAS_Brap_v3.01, whole genome shotgun sequence DNA:
- the LOC103831384 gene encoding putative thioredoxin H10 — MGNRCARTPCCRKLWSCICCSSNKDEAQARSQHGPKGKVHPVTKIEKWEEKITEANNNGMILVVYFSAPWCVPCKKIEPVFKKLASIYPSMIFVTIDVEELAEFSDEWNVEATPTIVFLKDGRQMDKLVGAETSELQKKTAAAADLLLKKP; from the exons ATGGGAAACCGCTGTGCAAGAACTCCTTGTTGTAGAAAG TTATGGTCATGTATATGCTGCAGCAGCAACAAGGACGAGGCTCAAGCCAGAAGCCAACATGGGCCCAAAGGAAAGGTCCATCCGGTAACCAAAATCGAGAAATGGGAAGAAAAGATCACAGAAGCTAACAACAATGGCATGATT CTTGTGGTGTACTTCAGCGCACCGTGGTGTGTACCGTGTAAAAAGATAGAACCAGTATTCAAAAAACTTGCTTCTATATACCCTTCAATGATATTTGTAACCATTGATGTCGAAGAACTTGCT gaGTTTAGTGATGAATGGAATGTAGAAGCTACACCAACTATAGTGTTCCTTAAAGATGGGAGACAAATGGATAAGCTTGTTGGTGCTGAAACCTCAGAGCTTCAGAAGAAAACAGCTGCTGCTGCTGATCTCTTACTCAAAAAACCATAA
- the LOC103830055 gene encoding quinone oxidoreductase-like protein 2 homolog, which translates to MEALVCRKLGDPTATETGSPESPVEVSKNHPIPPLTSDTAVRVKVTATSLNFANYLQILGKYQEKPPLPFIPGSDYSGIVDAIGPAVTKFRVGDRVCSFAALGSYAQFIVADQSLLFLVPEGCDMIAAAALPVAFGTSHVALVHRARLTSGQVLMVLGAAGGVGLAAVQIGKICGAVVIAVARGSEKIQLLKSMGVDHVVDLGSENVITSVKEFVKTRKLKGVDVLYDPVGGKLTKDSMKVLNWGAQILVIGFASGEVPLIPANIALVKNWTVHGLYWGSYKIHQPNVLDDSIRELLSWLSRGLITMHISHTYSLSQANLAFGAIKDRKVIGKVMIALDHKATLSSKL; encoded by the exons ATGGAGGCTTTGGTTTGCCGGAAACTGGGAGATCCGACGGCGACGGAGACAGGGAGTCCAGAATCTCCGGTGGAAGTGAGCAAAAACCACCCGATCCCGCCTCTAACCTCCGATACAGCGGTGAGAGTCAAAGTCACAGCAACGAGCTTGAACTTCGCGAATTACCTTCAGATTCTCGGAAAGTACCAGGAGAAACCTCCGTTGCCTTTCATCCCCGGCTCCGACTACTCCGGAATCGTCGACGCCATCGGTCCCGCCGTCACCAAATTCCGCGTCGGTGATCGCGTGTGCTCCTTCGCCGCTCTCGGTTCCTACGCTCAGTTCATCGTCGCCGACCAGTCTCTCCT GTTCCTTGTACCGGAAGGATGCGACATGATCGCTGCAGCTGCACTTCCTGTTGCCTTTGGGACTTCTCATGTTGCTCTTGTCCATAGAGCTCGTTTAACCTCTGGTCAG GTCTTGATGGTTCTTGGCGCTGCTGGTGGTGTTGGCCTTGCAGCTGTTCAAATCGGGAAGATTTGTGGAGCCGTTGTCATTGCAGTTGCTAG AGGGAGTGAGAAGATTCAGCTGTTGAAGTCAATGGGAGTGGATCATGTTGTTGATTTAGGGAGTGAGAATGTTATTACAAGCGTCAAAGAGTTCGTCAAGACAAGAAAGCTTAAAGGAGTTGATGTTCTGTATGATCCTGTAGGAGGGAAACTCACCAAGGACTCCATGAAAGTTCTCAACTGGGGAGCTCAGATTCTGGTGATTGGTTTCGCAAGCGGTGAAGTACCTCTCATTCCTGCTAACATAGCCCTTGTTAAG AACTGGACGGTTCATGGTCTTTATTGGGGCAGTTACAAAATCCACCAGCCCAATGTTCTTGATGATTCCATCAGAGAGTTACTGTCATGGCTTTCTAGAGGATTGATCACCATGCACATCTCTCATACCTATAGCCTCTCCCAG GCCAATCTTGCATTTGGGGCCATCAAAGACAGGAAAGTAATAGGAAAAGTGATGATTGCTCTCGACCACAAGGCTACTCTGTCTTCAAAACTATAG
- the LOC103830056 gene encoding stomatal closure-related actin-binding protein 3, translating into MTKVCPETGERTLQEPVLTVSTDVSFASNHFPTYTLGPDNEIVDEPKEDEKGPSVKETVEEESQLLSDQHKRLSVRDLASKFDKKLAAAVSLADEAKLKEVASLEGHVMLKKLRDALEYMRGRTDGQNKEDVEKAISMVEALAVKLTQNEGELIQEKFEVKKLGNFLKQTSEDAKKLVNHEKSFACAEIESARAVVLRLGEAFEEQERSSKASRAQGPDVEKMVEEVQEARQIKRMHHPTKVMGMQHELHGLRSRIQEKYMNSVRLHQEIATIKRAEESKSCPFVLESTQSLGSCLKIRVNAPDNAIDLSNCSIQWYRAACETSRREAISGANQVVYAPEPFDVGRILQADILSNGHKVTVTTNGPINPEAGLQSRIDSLMKKSNSEFSVVISQMNGQDYASRSHVFTVGKTRIKLSRGWITKAREIYSTSMQLCGVRGNIKAPAKALFWQPRKSLTFTLTFESEQERNTAIALARKYAFDCNVTLLGPDD; encoded by the exons ATGACGAAAGTGTGTCCTGAAACGGGAGAAAGAACATTACAAGAACCAGTTCTTACAGTATCAACGGATGTGAGCTTTGCTTCTAACCATTTCCCAACGTACACGTTAGGACCTGATAATGAGATAGTAGATGAACCTAAGGAAGATGAGAAAGGTCCATCAGTGAAAGAAACCGTCGAGGAAGAGAGCCAACTGTTGTCTGATCAGCACAAGCGTCTTTCAGTGCGTGACCTCGCTAGTAAATTTGACAAGAAGTTGGCTGCAGCTGTTAGTTTGGCTGATGAG GCAAAGCTAAAAGAGGTGGCTTCTTTGGAGGGACATGTTATGTTGAAGAAGCTAAGAGATGctttggaatacatgagaggaCGCACGGATGGGCAGAACAAGGAAGATGTGGAGAAAGCTATCTCCATGGTTGAAGCTCTAGCTGTGAAGTTAACTCAGAATGAAGGTGAACTAATTCAAGAAAAGTTTGAAGTGAAGAAACTTGGAAACTTCCTCAAGCAG ACTTCAGAAGATGCAAAGAAACTAGTAAACCATGAAAAGTCATTTGCATGCGCTGAGATCGAAAGTGCGAGAGCCGTTGTGCTTAGACTTGGAGAGGCATTTGAAGAACAGGAGCGAAGCTCTAAAGCCTCTAGAGCTCAGGGACCG GATGTTGAGAAAATGGTTGAGGAGGTTCAGGAAGCTAGACAGATCAAACGCATGCATCACCCAACAAAG GTGATGGGCATGCAACATGAGCTTCATGGTTTAAGAAGTCGAATCCAAGAGAAGTATATGAACTCTGTTAGACTTCATCAAGAG ATAGCAACAATCAAAAGAGCTGAAGAATCCAAGTCTTGTCCATTTGTTCTAGAAAGCACACAAAGTCTCGGCTCTTGCTTAAAAATCCGTGTCAATGCTCCAGATAATGCTATAGATCTTTCCAACTGTTCGATCCAGTGGTACCGTGCAGCATGTGAAACTAGCCGAAGGGAAGCTATATCTG GTGCAAACCAAGTAGTATATGCTCCAGAACCATTTGATGTTGGGAGGATCTTACAGGCAGACATTCTTTCAAATGGACACAAAGTCACAGTTACAACCAATGGTCCAATTAATCCTG AGGCTGGCTTGCAATCCCGAATAGATTCTTTGATGAAAAAATCCAACAGTGAATTCAGC GTGGTTATATCACAGATGAATGGACAAGACTATGCATCCCGATCTCATGTCTTCACTGTTGGAAAGACGAGGATAAAGCTGTCTCGAGGATGGATCACAAAGGCGAGAGAAATATACTCAACATCCATGCAG CTCTGTGGAGTTAGAGGCAATATTAAGGCTCCGGCCAAAGCGTTGTTCTGGCAGCCAAGAAAGAGTCTAACTTTCACACTAACCTTTGAGTCAGAACAAGAACGTAACACAGCCATAGCCCTTGCTCGAAAATACGCTTTTGATTGCAAT GTTACATTGCTTGGCCCAGATGATTAA
- the LOC103830057 gene encoding 14 kDa zinc-binding protein yields the protein MLHEPSCCCALFSFLTLLRRQLVMASEKEAALAVTHSDSPTIFDKIISREIPHHVVYEDDKVLAFRDIRPQGPIHILVIPKVKDGLTGLSKAEERHIDILGRLLYVAKIVAKQEGLDDGFRIVINDGPQGCQAVYHIHVHVIGGRQMNWPPG from the exons ATGCTACATGAACCATCATGTTGCTGTGCTCTCTTCTCATTTCTGACCCTTCTCCGTCGTCAACTCGTCATGGCTTCCGAGAAAGAGGCTGCTCTAGCCGTCACTCATTCCGATTCTCCGACCAT TTTTGACAAGATAATCAGCAGAGAAATTCCACACCACGTGGTTTATGAGGATGACAAG GTCTTAGCATTTAGGGACATAAGGCCCCAGGGACCCATTCACATCCTTGTCATACCAAAAGTGAAGGATGGCTTAACTGGCCTCTCTAAG GCTGAGGAGAGGCACATCGACATCTTGGGCCGCCTTCTCTACGTTGCCAAGATAGTAGCAAAACAAGAAGGCCTAGATGACGGTTTCAGAATTGTGATCAATGATGGTCCACAAGGAT GTCAAGCGGTGTATCACATTCATGTTCATGTTATTGGAGGACGCCAAATGAACTGGCCTCCTGGATAG
- the LOC103830058 gene encoding uncharacterized protein LOC103830058 gives MADNKDLDSNPPAEDLTICPLKKIEIAHESESEPELKKQKLKELQRKAYYSVLHTSKAENSATSHKKSHIIQRLMNEWKIDQETHVSVAKKVDNSERNATSSLNFVPESLVVKRISARLPNEECLPSNKNMKLEELHKQAYEDVLSAFNAESPTLSSSRVLIVQDLLEECNNIDHKAHISAKIYDKVETDPLLVEPFIKFFNTLKKFHPAGCRFLPSDDMMANYYLRNKVLEQPINACIIPGECPHIFSIPPRDLPGYPIETEWHCYCRKPNGQDPRSLWTRMGEDTIVFGLEGNSVGIKRTYALTDQEKGSDDIFLPGEIEPPREEWFIEEISLPPSVVDTDLVFCHVILNKIEKKEEYEEEEEYDDDAEEE, from the exons aTGGCGGACAATAAAGATTTAGACTCAAATCCTCCCGCAG AAGATCTAACGATTTGCCCATTAAAGAAGATAGAAATAGCACACGAGTCCGAGTCTGAGCCCGAGCTCAAGAAACAGAAACTCAAAGAGCTCCAGAGAAAAGCTTATTACTCTGTTCTCCATACTTCCAAAGCAGAAAACTCGGCGACATCACAC AAGAAGTCTCACATCATACAAAGGTTGATGAACGAGTGGAAGATCGATCAAGAAACACATGTCTCTGTTGCTAAAAAGGTTGATAACTCT GAAAGGAATGCAACTTCGAGTCTCAACTTTGTTCCAGAGTCTCTTGTTGTGAAACGTATCAGTGCAAGATTGCCTAATGAAGAGTGTCTCCCAagtaacaaaaatatgaaactcGAGGAGCTTCATAAACAGGCTTACGAAGATGTTCTCAGCGCCTTTAACGCAGAGTCTCCAACACTATCCAGC TCAAGGGTTTTAATTGTGCAAGACCTGCTTGAAGAATGCAACAACATCGACCACAAAGCTCATATCAGTGCCAAGATTTATGATAAAGTCGAAACTGATCCTTTACTGGTCGAACCGTTCATCAAATTTTTTAACACCTTAaagaa GTTTCACCCTGCCGGCTGCAGATTTCTTCCATCAGATGATATGATGGCAAACTATTATCTGAGGAACAAAGTTCTAGAGCAGCCAATAAACGCATGTATCATACCTGGAGAATGTCCCCACATCTTCTCAATACCTCCTCGTGATTTGCCTG GCTATCCAATAGAAACAGAATGGCATTGCTATTGCAGAAAACCTAACGGCCAAGACCCTCGGAGTCTCTGGACACGAATGGGTGAAGATACTATTGTGTTTGGTCTAGAGGGAAACAGTGTTGGTATCAAACGTACATATGCTCTCACTGATCAGGAAAAAGGATCTGATGATATTTTTTTGCCTGGCGAGATAGAACCTCCAAGGGAAGAGTGGTTCATTGAAGAAATTAGTCTCCCACCGTCTGTTGTTGATACTGACTTGGTTTTCTGCCATGTTATTCTcaacaaaattgagaaaaaagaagaatatgaagaggaagaagaatatgatgatgatgctgaAGAAGAATAG
- the LOC103830059 gene encoding WAT1-related protein At3g56620 — MVLKMAESAKPYFAMICLQFGYAGMNLVTKVVLDRGISHFVLVAYRNAFATAAIAPFALLSERKVRPKMTFPIFMQIFVLGLLGPVIDQNLYYAGLKLTSPTFAGAVTNIMPALTFIISIICRMEKVEMRKVRFQAKVVGTLVIVVGAMLMILIKSPFINLLRSHLIGDASLSVGEDYLKATVFFLIASFSWASFFVLQAATLKRYSSHGSLSTMVCFMGTLQSTALTFVMEPNLYAWNIGFDMNLLASVYAGIMSSSIAYYVQGMMTKQKSVVFVTAFNPLSVIIGSIIGLLILGQRLYLGGVLGMAMIMVGVCAVLWGKEGDEEENSEEKFLVVVKCCKGFRNNSLSMPRINEVDVEMQSTGSYDGGGLVVVL, encoded by the exons ATGGTGTTAAAGATGGCGGAATCAGCCAAGCCCTACTTTGCAATGATATGCCTCCAATTCGGATACGCTGGCATGAACCTCGTGACCAAGGTTGTGCTCGACCGCGGCATCAGCCATTTCGTCCTTGTGGCTTATCGCAATGCCTTTGCCACGGCCGCCATCGCACCTTTCGCCCTCCTCTCCGAGAG GAAAGTGAGGCCGAAGATGACGTTCCCAATATTCATGCAAATATTTGTACTAGGTCTTCTTGG ACCTGTGATCGATCAGAACCTATATTATGCTGGTCTTAAACTCACTTCACCAACTTTTGCCGGCGCGGTCACCAACATCATGCCCGCTTTGACCTTTATCATTTCCATAATTTGCAG GATGGAGAAGGTGGAGATGAGAAAAGTAAGATTCCAAGCAAAAGTGGTGGGGACATTAGTGATAGTAGTTGGAGCCATGTTGATGATTTTAATCAAAAGCCCTTTTATCAACCTTCTCCGGTCTCACCTCATCGGTGATGCTTCGTTGTCGGTCGGGGAGGACTACCTCAAGGCCaccgtcttcttcctcatcGCCTCGTTTTCTTGGGCTTCCTTCTTCGTTCTTCAG GCGGCTACGTTGAAGAGATACTCATCTCACGGTTCTTTATCGACGATGGTGTGCTTCATGGGAACGTTACAGTCCACAGCCCTAACGTTTGTGATGGAACCAAACCTTTATGCATGGAACATTGGCTTTGACATGAACCTTCTTGCCTCTGTTTACGCG GGTATAATGTCGTCTAGCATAGCGTACTACGTTCAAGGGATGATGACGAAGCAAAAAAGCGTTGTCTTTGTCACTGCTTTTAACCCTCTTTCTGTCATAATCGGATCCATCATTGGCTTACTTATCCTCGGCCAAAGATTATACCTTGGCGG GGTTCTTGGAATGGCGATGATAATGGTGGGAGTCTGTGCGGTTCTGTGGGGAAAGGAAGGGGATGAAGAAGAGAATAGTGAAGAGAAGTTTCTAGTAGTTGTCAAATGTTGTAAAGGCTTCAGAAACAATAGTCTCTCGATGCCAAGAATTAATGAGGTAGATGTTGAAATGCAATCTACTGGGAGCTATGATGGTGGTGGGTTGGTTGTAGTCTTGTAG
- the LOC103830060 gene encoding cytochrome P450 94B3 codes for MEFLIIIILFLVSLPIFIFFIFPRQPSSHIGFKSYPIVGSIPGLVKNRHRFLDWTVETLSRCPTQTAVFRRPGNQQFVMTANPANVEFMLKTKFDSFPKGERFISFLEDFLGRGIFNSDGEMWWKQRKTASYEFSTRSLRDFVMTNVTVEINTRLVPVLAAAATAGESIDLQDILERFAFDNICKLAFNVDAACLGDDGADGVEFMRAFETAATIISKRFQSVVSYSWKIKKKLDIGSEKVLRESIVTVHKFADDIVRHTIDDQARSSNTNEDLLSRFINIEEMSSPELLRDIVISFILAGRDTTSSALSWFFWLLSKHPEVEDKIRQELNSIRARTGKRVGEVYGFEELKLMNYLHAAITESLRLYPPVPVDTMSCVEDNVLPDGTFVGKAWGISYNAYAMGRMESIWGKGCDRFDPERWIDETNGGFRGENPYKFPVFHAGPRMCLGKEMAYIQMKSIVAAVLDRFVVEVPGKKERPEILLSMTLRMKGGLFARIHERT; via the exons ATGGAgtttctcatcatcatcatcctcttccTTGTCTCTCTCcctatcttcatcttcttcatcttcccaaGGCAACCGTCCTCACACATCGGTTTCAAATCCTACCCGATCGTCGGCAGCATACCTGGACTGGTGAAAAACCGTCACCGTTTCCTCGATTGGACGGTAGAGACTCTGTCCAGATGTCCGACACAAACAGCTGTTTTCCGGCGACCAGGGAACCAACAGTTCGTCATGACGGCGAATCCAGCAAACGTCGAGTTCATGCTCAAGACGAAGTTCGATAGCTTCCCTAAAGGCGAGCGGTTCATCTCGTTTCTTGAGGATTTTCTTGGCCGTGGGATATTCAACTCCGACGGCGAGATGTGGTGGAAACAGAGGAAGACGGCGAGCTACGAGTTCAGTACTAGGTCGCTCCGTGACTTCGTTATGACCAACGTCACCGTCGAAATCAACACCAG GCTTGTTCCCGTGTTAGCCGCGGCGGCGACCGCCGGAGAATCGATAGACCTTCAAGATATATTGGAACGCTTCGCGTTCGATAACATATGCAAGTTAGCATTCAACGTCGATGCCGCTTGCCTCGGCGACGACGGAGCAGACGGTGTAGAGTTCATGAGAGCCTTCGAAACGGCGGCGACGATCATCTCGAAACGGTTTCAGTCCGTGGTCTCGTATTCATGGAAGATCAAGAAGAAACTTGACATAGGATCAGAGAAGGTTCTGAGAGAATCAATCGTGACCGTCCATAAATTCGCAGACGATATCGTGCGTCACACGATTGATGATCAAGCTAGGTCAAGTAACACGAACGAGGATTTGCTTTCAAGATTCATCAACATCGAGGAGATGAGTTCGCCGGAGCTGCTTCGTGATATTGTCATTAGTTTCATCCTCGCGGGACGAGACACGACATCCTCTGCTTTGAGCTGGTTCTTCTGGTTGCTCTCTAAGCATCCAGAAGTTGAAGACAAGATCAGACAAGAGCTGAACTCGATCAGGGCAAGAACAGGGAAACGTGTCGGAGAAGTTTACGGGTTTGAGGAGCTTAAACTGATGAACTATCTACACGCAGCTATAACTGAGTCTCTTAGGTTATATCCTCCTGTGCCAGTGGACACAATGAGTTGCGTTGAGGACAATGTATTGCCTGATGGGACATTTGTAGGGAAAGCTTGGGGAATAAGTTACAACGCGTACGCGATGGGGAGGATGGAGAGTATTTGGGGGAAGGGTTGTGATAGGTTTGATCCAGAGAGGTGGATTGATGAAACAAATGGTGGGTTTAGAGGTGAGAATCCTTACAAGTTTCCGGTGTTTCATGCAGGACCAAGGATGTGTTTAGGTAAGGAGATGGCTTATATTCAGATGAAGTCGATAGTTGCTGCGGTGTTGGACAGGTTTGTTGTTGAGGTTCCGGGGAAGAAGGAGCGTCCTGAGATTCTCTTGTCTATGACACTTAGAATGAAAGGTGGTTTGTTTGCTAGGATACATGAAAGAACCTGA